The Euphorbia lathyris chromosome 3, ddEupLath1.1, whole genome shotgun sequence genome contains a region encoding:
- the LOC136224754 gene encoding probable inactive nicotinamidase At3g16190: MSDKWKQTALLVIDMQNDFILEDGLMRVDGGKAIVPNVIKAVEIARQRRILVIWVVREHDPLGRDAELFRRHLFSAGKGGPSKGSIGAELVDGLVIKAGDYKVVKTRFSAFFNTNLHSFLNTEGIKDLVIVGVQTPNCIRQTVFDAVALDYRNVSVIVDATAAATPDIHAGNIHDMQKIGVATPKVEEWCESDG; the protein is encoded by the exons ATGTCAGATAAATGGAAGCAGACTGCTCTTTTAGTGATTGACATGCAG AATGATTTCATACTTGAAGATGGATTGATGAGAGTGGATGGTGGAAAAGCAATTGTCCCTAATGTCATAAAAGCTGTTGAAATAGCTAGGCAGCGTCGAATTCTTGTTATCTGG GTTGTTCGTGAACATGACCCGCTAGGAAGAGATGCTGAGCTTTTTCGCCGGCATTTATTCTCTGCTGGGAAAGGCGGTCCCTCTAAGGGAAGTATTGGTGCAGAACTGGTGGATGGCCTTGTGATTAAAGCTGGTGATTATAAGGTGGTGAAGACGCGTTTTAGTGCATTTTTTAACACCAACCTTCATTCATTCCTTAACACTGAAGGCATTAAGGATTTGGTGATTGTTG GTGTTCAAACCCCAAATTGCATTAGGCAGACTGTGTTTGATGCAGTAGCCCTGGATTACCGAAATGTTAGTGTTATTGTTGATGCTACCGCAGCTGCTACACCTGATATACATGCTG GTAATATACATGACATGCAAAAAATAGGAGTTGCAACCCCAAAAGTGGAGGAATGGTGTGAATCTGATGGTTGA